A part of Gallus gallus isolate bGalGal1 chromosome 26, bGalGal1.mat.broiler.GRCg7b, whole genome shotgun sequence genomic DNA contains:
- the NRAS gene encoding GTPase NRas isoform X1: MVDSYRKQVVIDGETCLLDILDTAGQEEYSAMRDQYMRTGEGFLCVFAINNSKSFADINLYREQIKRVKDSDDVPMVLVGNKCDLPTRTVDTKQAQELAKSYGIPFIETSAKTRQGVEDAFYTLVREIRQYRMKKLNSNEDGNQGCMGLSCIVM, translated from the exons AGAGACGTGCTTGTTGGACATTCTGGACACTGCAGGACAGGAAGAATACAGTGCTATGCGTGATCAGTACATGAGAACTGGGGAAGGATTCCTTTGTGTGTTTGCCATTAACAACAGTAAATCATTCGCTGATATTAACCTTTACAG agaGCAAATCAAGAGAGTGAAAGATTCAGACGATGTGCCAATGGTGCTGGTGGGGAATAAGTGCGATTTGCCCACAAGGACAGTAGACACCAAACAGGCTCAAGAGTTAGCAAAAAGCTACGGCATTCCCTTCATAGAGACATCAGCCAAAACGAGACAG GGTGTGGAAGATGCGTTTTACACACTGGTGAGGGAGATTCGGCAGTACCGGATGAAAAAGCTCAACAGCAACGAAGATGGGAATCAGGGCTGTATGGGGTTGTCCTGCATTGTGATGTGA